DNA from Roseomonas gilardii subsp. gilardii:
GAGATGGCGCCGCGCCTCGGTATCCTCCAGCACGCCCAGCGGCGGCAGGCCGGCCATGCTCACCCCCATGGCCTCGGCGGCGGCGGTGCCGTCGCGCAGCATCAGCGCGCGATAGGCCGGGTCGGTCCAGGCCCGGGCCACCATGGCGGCGCCGATGGCGGGCGAGGCGCGGTCCGTCCGCTCCTGCTGGGCATCAAGCTCGGCGGCGTTGGTGACGCCCTTCGCCTCCAGCGCCGCCAGGAAGCGGCCCAGCAGGGCGACATAGGCGGCGCGCGGCGGTGCGGCCATCAGGATATCCTCCCTTCCTCGCCCAGCGGCTCCAGCCAGTGCCCGTAGAGCTCGACCAGGGTCGATCCCCCTCCCCCGCCGCACCGGACAGGGCCGCCTGGGCGAAGGCCACATGATACAGCGGGCGCAGCGGCGCCGGGCGGCCGAAGGCCAGTTCCGAGGGGTCCGGGAAATCCCCGAGATGGGTGAGCACGACCCCTTCCCGCCCCCGCAGGTAATGCGGCGTGCGGATATGGGCGGGCCCGCGCGATTCCGGCCAGTCGAAGCGCACGCGCACGCGGGTGCCGGGCCCCAGCGGCCCTTCCGGCCGGGTGCCCCCGCTCACGCCTCGCCTCCGATCCCGTCCAGCAGGTCCGGGGCGACGATCCCCTTCTCGGCCATCAGGGCCGCCATGGCCCGCAGCCAGCGCTCGTAATAGGTCAGCGCGTGGTACTCGGCCTCGGGGATGGATTCGATCGAGCGGCGGAGTTCGTCCACCGTCATCAGCCCACGGGCGGCGAGGATCTGCCGCAGCGCGTCCACCCGGCGGCCGAAGGCGTCGGGCGGCGCGTCGTCCTGCGGATCGACCGGCGTGCAGAGGAAGCGCGGATGCGCGCCGAGGTCGTGCGGCGCGGCGCGCGGGTCCCTGCCCGTGCCGGGCGAGGCCCCGGCCGCGATTCCCCCTGGCGCCGCTTCCGTCATCCGCCGATCACCTCATCCGCCGTCACGCCGAACATCTCGGCCCGCTTCAGCCAGCCGCGATATTCGCCGACCTGCACCTCGCACCAGGCGCTGCCCTGGGCGCAAGCACGAATGCGGCCGATCACCCCCGGCTGCAGCCGTGCCACCGCGCCGGCATCCTCCTCCGGGCGGCGGCGCATCGTGTGCATCTCGCCCCGCACGGTGAAGGTGCGGCGCCCCAGGCCCAGGTTGGAATGGTGCACCCAGCCCTCGGTGCCGTCCTGGTCGCGGATGCGGCGCCACTGGTCGAACTCGCGGATGATCTCCACCGGCAGGTCCTTGCGCTGGTAGGTCCATTCGATGGGGAAACGCGTGCCAGGCCCGGCGCGCATGTTCACCTCGTCGGAACGCAGCGGCGCGAAGCGCGGCAGCGGCAGGCCGGTCACGGAGCCCATGGCGGGTTCCGGCTCCGGCGGCGGGGCGGGAGCCGGGGCGGGCGGCTTCACGGCGGTGGCCCCTGCGGCGGCGCCCGCCGCTCCGGCAGCGGCGCCGGCGGCGGCACCGGCAGCCGCCTTGGCACCGGCGCCGGGCCGCTTGGTGGCACGGGGGTCCGGCTTGCCGGCGGTCGGGGGCTCCCGGCGGGCGGCGTTGCCCTGCGGCTTGGGGGTGGAGGGGCGCGAGGCGG
Protein-coding regions in this window:
- a CDS encoding SH3-like domain-containing protein; the protein is MTEAAPGGIAAGASPGTGRDPRAAPHDLGAHPRFLCTPVDPQDDAPPDAFGRRVDALRQILAARGLMTVDELRRSIESIPEAEYHALTYYERWLRAMAALMAEKGIVAPDLLDGIGGEA
- a CDS encoding SH3 domain-containing protein; amino-acid sequence: MRRSLTLLTFLLLTLSGSLGAPAAVLAQTGGQTASPPHTLQLPPRAQGGAQGAPQGGSGTASRPSTPKPQGNAARREPPTAGKPDPRATKRPGAGAKAAAGAAAGAAAGAAGAAAGATAVKPPAPAPAPPPEPEPAMGSVTGLPLPRFAPLRSDEVNMRAGPGTRFPIEWTYQRKDLPVEIIREFDQWRRIRDQDGTEGWVHHSNLGLGRRTFTVRGEMHTMRRRPEEDAGAVARLQPGVIGRIRACAQGSAWCEVQVGEYRGWLKRAEMFGVTADEVIGG
- a CDS encoding SH3-like domain-containing protein; this translates as MSGGTRPEGPLGPGTRVRVRFDWPESRGPAHIRTPHYLRGREGVVLTHLGDFPDPSELAFGRPAPLRPLYHVAFAQAALSGAAGEGDRPWSSSTGTGWSRWARKGGYPDGRTAARRLCRPAGPLPGGAGGEGRHQRRRA